GGGGCTCAGTCCTCGGCGGGCGCGTCGGTGCCGGGCACCCCGCGCTCGGCGGCGCGCTTGTCCGCCATGGCCAGCAGGCGGCGGATGCGGCCGGCGACGGCGTCCTTGGTCATGGGCGGGTCCGCGAGGCGGCCGAGCTCGTCCAGGGAGGCCTGCTTGTGTTCGAGGCGCAGCCGGCCGGCGTAGCGCAGGTGCTCGGGCACCTCGTCCCCGAGGATCTCGAGGGCCCGCTCGACCTTCGCGCCGGCGGCCACGGCGGCCTGGGCGGAGCGGCGCAGGTTCGCGTCGTCGAAGTTCGCCAGCCGGTTGGCGGTGGCGCGCACCTCCTTGCGCTCGCGGCGCTCGCGCCACAGGGCCGCGGTCTGCTCCGCGCCCACCGCGGTCAGCAGCGTGGCGATCGCCTCGCCGTCGCGCACCACCACGCGGTCCGCCTGGCGCACCTCGCGCGCCTTGGCGGCGACATCCAGGCGACGCGCGGCGCCCACGAGCGCGAGGGCGGCCTCGGGGCCCGGCGTGGTCACCTCGAGCGCGGCGGAGCGGCCGGGCTCGGTGAGGGAGCCGTGGGCGAGCAGGGCGCCGCGCCAGACCGCGGCGGTGTCCGCCGTCGTGCCGGTGACGAGCGCCGGGGCCAGCCCGCGGACGGGGCGGCCGCGCTGGTCGATGAGGCCGGTGCGGCGGGCCAGGTCCTCTCCCCCGCGCACCACCCGGATCACGTAGCGCTGCCCGCGGCGCAGGTTGCCCCCGGAGACCACGACGATCTCGGTGGCCAGGCCGTACAGCTCGGTGATGGAGGCCCTCAGGCGGCGGGCGCTGGCCCCGTGGTCCAGCTCGGCCTCGACGACCACGCGACCGGAGACCAGGTGGAGACCGCCGGCGAACCGCAGCATGGCGGCCGTCTCGGCGCGCCGCTCGGGCGTGGCGGCCACCGGCACGCGGGCCAGCTCCTCCTTGAGGGACATGGTCAGGGCCATGCGGGGCTCCTTCTCGGCGCGGGCCGCGCGGGTCAGTCGGTCATGGCCTCGTCGATCGCCACCGCGAGGCGCAGCGGG
The sequence above is a segment of the Micrococcus endophyticus genome. Coding sequences within it:
- the whiA gene encoding DNA-binding protein WhiA, which produces MALTMSLKEELARVPVAATPERRAETAAMLRFAGGLHLVSGRVVVEAELDHGASARRLRASITELYGLATEIVVVSGGNLRRGQRYVIRVVRGGEDLARRTGLIDQRGRPVRGLAPALVTGTTADTAAVWRGALLAHGSLTEPGRSAALEVTTPGPEAALALVGAARRLDVAAKAREVRQADRVVVRDGEAIATLLTAVGAEQTAALWRERRERKEVRATANRLANFDDANLRRSAQAAVAAGAKVERALEILGDEVPEHLRYAGRLRLEHKQASLDELGRLADPPMTKDAVAGRIRRLLAMADKRAAERGVPGTDAPAED